From one Lysinibacillus sp. G4S2 genomic stretch:
- a CDS encoding YjiH family protein, whose product MKKYPTSSYFYFIIPSLIGVLLFMTPVLTDEGWKVPIAILAKLLAGVVAPVISYFTIIMFAISAIGSLIAKFIPRNNTKNPNILDTLFYVNWFWTIVRVIGLVFASMVVFDFGPSAINNENTGGLLMNPDDGLVTFLFTIFLFAGVLLPFLTNFGLLEFFGTMMVKIMRPLFKSPGRSSVDALTSWVGDGTIGVLMTSKQYEMGNYTKKESAIIATSFSVVSITFCIVVLDTVHLSRYFIPYYLTVLLCGLVLAIIMPRIYPLANKEDTYIDGTPVDLSREELPKGYNSVTHGLENALAVAHANRDPRQFIKDGSRNVLDLWIGVAPIVMAFGTIALMLAEFTSIFAVLGKPFEPILTVLGLPEAAEAAQTMVVGFADMFLPSILGEGIEAETTRFVIAVVSVTQLIYMSEVGGLILGTKIPLKFLDLVVIFLLRTIISLPIAAIVAHLLF is encoded by the coding sequence ATGAAAAAATATCCTACTTCTTCATACTTTTACTTCATAATCCCTTCTCTTATTGGTGTTCTATTATTCATGACACCTGTATTAACAGATGAGGGATGGAAAGTTCCAATTGCTATTTTAGCAAAGTTATTAGCAGGTGTTGTTGCACCTGTTATTAGTTACTTTACTATAATTATGTTTGCGATTTCTGCTATAGGTTCACTCATTGCCAAATTCATTCCACGCAATAATACAAAGAATCCAAATATTTTAGATACATTATTTTATGTCAATTGGTTTTGGACAATTGTCCGAGTTATTGGTTTAGTATTTGCATCAATGGTTGTATTTGATTTTGGACCATCAGCGATTAACAATGAAAATACTGGTGGGCTATTAATGAACCCGGACGATGGTTTGGTAACATTTTTATTTACGATTTTCTTATTTGCGGGTGTGCTTTTACCATTTTTAACAAACTTCGGCTTACTTGAATTTTTCGGAACAATGATGGTGAAAATCATGCGTCCTCTCTTTAAAAGTCCTGGTCGTTCATCGGTTGACGCACTTACGTCATGGGTTGGGGATGGAACAATTGGTGTTCTAATGACGAGTAAACAATATGAAATGGGGAACTATACGAAAAAAGAGTCTGCTATTATTGCAACTAGCTTTTCTGTAGTGTCCATCACATTCTGTATTGTAGTATTAGATACAGTGCACTTATCACGCTATTTTATCCCATATTATTTAACGGTTTTACTTTGCGGTCTAGTGTTAGCGATCATTATGCCGCGAATTTATCCGCTTGCTAACAAGGAAGATACTTATATCGATGGTACTCCAGTAGATTTATCACGTGAGGAATTACCTAAAGGCTATAACTCTGTGACACACGGCTTGGAAAATGCTTTAGCAGTCGCACATGCAAATCGTGATCCTCGCCAATTTATTAAAGATGGATCTAGAAATGTGCTAGATTTATGGATTGGTGTAGCGCCCATTGTTATGGCATTTGGTACTATAGCTTTAATGCTTGCTGAATTCACTAGTATTTTCGCAGTTTTAGGGAAGCCATTTGAGCCTATTTTAACAGTGCTCGGTTTACCAGAGGCAGCTGAAGCAGCACAAACGATGGTGGTTGGTTTTGCAGACATGTTCTTACCTTCAATTTTAGGAGAAGGAATTGAAGCTGAAACTACACGATTTGTCATTGCTGTCGTATCTGTTACACAGCTTATCTATATGTCAGAAGTCGGTGGCCTAATTTTAGGTACGAAAATTCCACTGAAATTTTTGGATTTAGTCGTTATTTTCTTACTACGTACAATTATTTCACTACCAATCGCAGCAATAGTTGCACATTTACTTTTCTAA
- a CDS encoding CotD family spore coat protein: MDRRMHHMQHMQHMQHMHHHHHAKGPHCCPPITCPTQFEPPYCCPPEEFVRTNYIHTVVPHVQPAHVTTVNKHIIDHQYHFPCTESVVNECCETHTLCEMPPDPCHMPHHHHHHMGRHHMGY; the protein is encoded by the coding sequence ATGGATAGACGTATGCATCATATGCAGCATATGCAACATATGCAACATATGCATCACCATCATCATGCAAAAGGTCCACATTGTTGTCCACCGATAACATGTCCAACTCAATTTGAGCCACCATATTGTTGTCCACCAGAAGAATTTGTACGCACTAACTACATCCATACAGTTGTACCACATGTACAGCCAGCACATGTAACAACAGTTAATAAACATATAATTGATCATCAGTATCATTTCCCTTGCACTGAGTCTGTAGTGAATGAATGTTGCGAAACTCATACACTTTGTGAAATGCCACCGGATCCTTGCCATATGCCGCATCATCATCACCATCACATGGGCCGCCATCATATGGGCTATTAA
- a CDS encoding MerR family transcriptional regulator has translation MSREIRRNMPLLSMNIVMQLTELSARQIRYYEEHHLIEPHRTEGNRRMFSLNDVDILLEIKDYLEQGMNMAKIKKLFAKKNDAVATEEPNLSDSELRRIMREEMRQAQRMQKSSIRQGDLSRFY, from the coding sequence ATGAGTCGTGAAATTAGACGAAATATGCCGTTATTATCCATGAATATTGTGATGCAATTAACTGAGCTTTCGGCACGTCAAATTCGTTATTATGAAGAACACCATTTAATTGAGCCGCACCGAACAGAAGGCAATCGTCGAATGTTTTCATTAAATGACGTCGACATACTGCTTGAAATTAAAGATTACTTGGAACAGGGCATGAATATGGCGAAGATTAAAAAACTATTCGCTAAAAAGAATGACGCTGTTGCAACAGAAGAACCAAATTTAAGTGACTCAGAATTACGTCGCATCATGCGTGAAGAAATGCGTCAAGCACAGCGCATGCAAAAATCATCCATCCGACAAGGGGATTTATCTCGATTCTATTAA
- the glnA gene encoding type I glutamate--ammonia ligase, translating into MGKYTKEDIKRLIEEKNVNFIRLQFTDILGTIKNVEIPVSQLDKALENKMMFDGSSIEGFVRIEESDMYLHPDLDSFVVFPWTSEKGKVARFICDVYTAKGEPFAGDPRNNLKRILKKMEEMGFSSFNLGPEPEFFLFKLDAKGEPTLEVNDHGGYFDLAPTDLGENCRRDIVLELEEMGFEIEASHHEVAPGQHEIDFKYADAITACDNIQTFKLVVKTIARKHGLHATFMPKPLFGEAGSGMHFNVSLFKGKENSFYDESTELGLSETAMQFMAGVLAHVQGFTAVTNPTVNSYKRLVPGYEAPCYVAWSAQNRSPLIRIPSARGLSTRVEVRSVDPSANPYLAMAVILEAGLEGIRQQLTPPAAINRNIYVMTEEERKANGIVNLPPALDDALALLANDKVAQEALGEHIYANFKEAKEIEFDMYRTTVHQWERDQYLKMY; encoded by the coding sequence GTGGGTAAATACACAAAAGAGGACATTAAACGTCTTATCGAGGAAAAAAACGTAAACTTTATTCGTTTACAATTTACAGATATTCTTGGCACAATCAAAAACGTTGAGATTCCTGTAAGCCAATTAGACAAAGCTCTAGAAAATAAAATGATGTTTGATGGCTCTTCTATTGAAGGCTTCGTTCGTATCGAAGAATCGGACATGTATTTACATCCGGATTTAGATTCTTTCGTAGTGTTCCCTTGGACTTCTGAAAAAGGTAAAGTAGCACGTTTCATCTGTGATGTATACACTGCTAAAGGCGAGCCATTTGCTGGTGACCCACGTAACAACTTAAAACGTATCCTTAAGAAAATGGAAGAGATGGGCTTCTCAAGCTTCAATTTAGGGCCTGAGCCAGAATTCTTCTTATTCAAATTAGATGCAAAAGGTGAACCAACATTAGAAGTAAACGACCATGGTGGTTACTTCGACTTAGCACCTACGGATCTTGGCGAAAACTGCCGTCGTGATATCGTTTTAGAGCTAGAAGAGATGGGCTTTGAAATCGAAGCATCTCACCATGAGGTAGCTCCTGGACAACATGAAATCGACTTTAAATATGCAGATGCAATCACAGCTTGTGACAACATCCAAACGTTCAAATTAGTAGTTAAAACAATTGCACGTAAACATGGCTTACATGCTACATTCATGCCAAAACCATTATTCGGTGAAGCTGGCTCTGGTATGCATTTCAACGTTTCATTATTTAAAGGTAAAGAGAATTCATTCTACGATGAATCTACTGAACTAGGTCTTTCTGAAACAGCAATGCAATTCATGGCGGGTGTCCTTGCTCACGTTCAAGGTTTCACAGCTGTAACAAACCCAACAGTTAACTCTTATAAACGTCTTGTACCTGGTTACGAAGCACCATGTTATGTAGCATGGTCTGCTCAAAACCGTTCACCACTTATCCGTATTCCATCAGCACGTGGTCTTTCAACTCGTGTAGAAGTACGTTCTGTGGACCCATCTGCAAATCCATATTTAGCAATGGCTGTTATTTTAGAAGCTGGTCTTGAAGGTATTCGTCAACAATTAACACCACCAGCTGCGATTAATCGTAACATCTATGTAATGACTGAAGAAGAGCGTAAAGCGAACGGCATAGTAAACTTACCACCAGCACTTGACGATGCTTTAGCATTACTTGCTAATGATAAAGTAGCGCAAGAAGCTTTAGGTGAGCATATCTATGCAAACTTTAAAGAGGCAAAAGAAATCGAGTTCGACATGTACCGTACAACAGTACACCAATGGGAACGCGACCAATATTTAAAAATGTACTAA